Proteins co-encoded in one Qipengyuania sp. JC766 genomic window:
- a CDS encoding DUF1328 family protein: MIKLALICLLVAAVAAILGFGGLAGTLVDIAIVLAVIALVLFAVFLVLGLKAGKKVRDSFD, from the coding sequence ATGATCAAGCTCGCTCTCATTTGCCTCCTCGTGGCCGCCGTCGCGGCGATCCTCGGTTTCGGCGGTCTCGCCGGCACGCTGGTGGATATCGCCATCGTCCTCGCCGTGATCGCGCTGGTGCTTTTCGCGGTCTTTCTCGTGCTCGGCCTCAAGGCGGGCAAGAAGGTCAGGGACAGCTTCGACTAG